Proteins from a single region of Streptomyces sp. HUAS 15-9:
- a CDS encoding stealth conserved region 3 domain-containing protein, with the protein MKITFLLTWADGMGGTEMAVYTQAAHLARHHEVEVLSVFKTLEEPFFEAGRGVSRRYLVDRTGSVGRPVRAGTLDEGTCRFLTSLPSEIIKPDWEPTFDRLSDIEMTAALSTLDTDVLITTTPALLAAAAELVPWDVITVHQEHRASQLRGVTGEPLLMYAPAVDALVSLTERTSEWFADSLGAAAPVLAAIPNAVPDGFRPRSDLTNKTIVLAARMTPEKQLDHAIEAFGSLCDEHPGWTMRIFGDGPQQVRLRRMIEGLNLHDRVQLLGQSPQMESEWAKAGLAVLPSRNEAFPLVLLEMMAAGLPVIAYDVVTGPAEIVRHGIDGLLVPAADKEALAEAMSTLMADDALRRSYGAAGRAGVQERFSAQRITSQWEELFTRLTARRTTASRTADRADRMARRVAAGGSRHFNIAAPVSVLAASTDEQKAREVMLQAKDRTGTLVRSAGRLAEVRDDISAARMAEWNLELVAEALTAHDVPYLMVRDGTPTHRLAVEIEHREQVLHALATALHAQPVYAELITPKGVAPGAVLAERLRAVGDVMGLRVFKPVTTESRTLRYGPAYGCQVEFWAENDESEELPGWRRAPRGSTLVGPCLPDLKPTAQLRVGERDYPTATAFTDRLVGDIDFPIDAVYTWVDDTDPEWRERRDMARKAAGIADEEGEEADSGDVRFRNRDELRYSLRSLAMYAPWIRNIYIVTDDQVPHWLDTSQPGVTVVSHREIFTKAEWLPTFNSHAIESQLHHIDGLSEHFLYFNDDVFLGRPLTPQSFFTSNGHTRLFWSPTAVPPVPLSPEDEGYFAAAKNNRALLQRDFQRTTTQGFLHTPHPLRRSVLTEIEETYPSELATTASSAFRARTDLSLPSSLHHHYSYLTGRSHPSTLSSSFINAGRYDHHTRLSRLLATRSHSVFCIGESPNAEVPVDEQDRVLRAFLTAYFPVPSRFERR; encoded by the coding sequence ATGAAGATCACTTTTCTGCTCACCTGGGCCGACGGCATGGGCGGCACAGAGATGGCTGTCTACACCCAAGCCGCGCACCTCGCACGACACCATGAAGTGGAAGTGCTCAGCGTCTTCAAGACCCTCGAGGAACCCTTCTTCGAGGCCGGCCGCGGGGTGTCACGACGCTACCTCGTCGACCGCACCGGCAGCGTCGGCCGGCCGGTGCGCGCCGGCACGCTCGACGAGGGGACGTGCCGTTTCCTCACCTCGCTCCCCAGCGAGATCATCAAGCCCGACTGGGAACCCACCTTCGACCGGCTCTCGGACATCGAGATGACGGCGGCGCTCTCCACCCTGGACACCGACGTACTGATCACCACGACCCCGGCTCTTCTCGCCGCCGCGGCGGAGCTGGTGCCCTGGGACGTCATCACCGTCCACCAGGAGCATCGCGCCTCCCAGCTGCGCGGGGTCACCGGCGAACCACTGCTGATGTACGCACCCGCGGTCGACGCGCTCGTCTCACTCACCGAGCGCACCAGCGAGTGGTTCGCCGACTCCCTCGGCGCCGCCGCACCGGTCCTGGCCGCCATACCCAATGCCGTTCCGGACGGCTTTCGGCCCCGTTCGGACCTCACGAACAAGACGATCGTCCTGGCCGCCCGGATGACGCCCGAGAAACAGCTCGACCATGCCATCGAAGCGTTCGGGTCCCTCTGCGACGAGCACCCCGGATGGACCATGCGTATCTTCGGGGACGGGCCGCAGCAAGTTCGTCTCCGCCGGATGATCGAGGGGTTGAACCTCCACGACCGCGTCCAACTCCTCGGCCAGTCCCCCCAGATGGAGAGCGAGTGGGCCAAGGCGGGCCTGGCTGTGCTGCCTTCCCGCAACGAGGCGTTCCCCCTGGTCCTGCTGGAGATGATGGCTGCCGGCCTGCCCGTCATCGCCTACGACGTCGTCACCGGCCCGGCGGAGATCGTCCGCCATGGAATCGACGGCCTGCTCGTGCCCGCGGCGGACAAGGAAGCCCTGGCCGAAGCGATGTCCACGCTGATGGCCGATGACGCGCTGCGCCGGTCGTACGGTGCGGCGGGCCGTGCCGGTGTGCAGGAGCGGTTCTCGGCGCAGCGCATCACTTCTCAGTGGGAAGAACTCTTCACCCGCCTGACAGCCCGTCGGACCACGGCTTCCCGTACCGCGGACCGCGCGGACCGCATGGCCCGCCGGGTCGCCGCCGGCGGCAGCCGCCACTTCAACATCGCCGCCCCCGTCAGCGTGCTGGCGGCTTCCACGGACGAACAAAAGGCCAGGGAGGTCATGCTCCAGGCCAAGGACCGTACGGGGACTCTCGTCAGAAGCGCCGGCCGTCTCGCCGAGGTACGCGACGACATCTCCGCGGCACGCATGGCCGAGTGGAATCTCGAGCTCGTGGCCGAGGCGCTCACCGCGCACGATGTCCCCTACCTCATGGTGCGCGACGGCACTCCTACCCATCGCCTCGCCGTCGAGATCGAACACCGCGAGCAGGTTCTGCACGCGCTCGCCACCGCGCTCCACGCCCAACCGGTCTACGCGGAGCTGATCACTCCCAAGGGAGTGGCGCCCGGTGCGGTGCTGGCCGAGCGGCTGCGTGCGGTCGGGGACGTCATGGGCCTGCGCGTCTTCAAACCGGTGACCACCGAGAGCCGCACCCTGCGCTATGGCCCGGCGTACGGCTGCCAGGTCGAATTCTGGGCCGAGAACGACGAGAGCGAGGAACTGCCCGGCTGGCGCCGGGCTCCCCGGGGATCCACCCTGGTCGGGCCCTGTCTGCCCGATCTGAAACCCACCGCACAGCTGCGCGTCGGCGAGCGCGACTATCCCACCGCGACGGCATTCACCGACCGCCTCGTCGGGGACATCGACTTCCCCATCGACGCGGTCTACACCTGGGTCGACGACACGGACCCCGAGTGGCGCGAACGGCGCGACATGGCGAGGAAGGCCGCTGGTATCGCCGACGAAGAAGGCGAAGAAGCGGACAGCGGGGATGTGCGGTTCCGCAACCGCGACGAACTACGCTACTCCCTGCGGTCGTTGGCCATGTACGCCCCCTGGATCCGCAATATCTACATCGTCACCGACGACCAGGTCCCGCACTGGCTGGACACGTCCCAGCCCGGCGTCACCGTCGTCAGCCACCGGGAGATCTTCACCAAGGCGGAATGGCTGCCCACCTTCAACTCGCACGCCATCGAGAGCCAACTCCACCACATCGACGGCTTGTCGGAGCACTTCCTCTACTTCAACGACGACGTCTTCCTTGGCCGCCCCCTCACCCCGCAGTCATTCTTCACCAGCAACGGCCACACCCGCCTCTTCTGGTCACCCACCGCGGTTCCTCCTGTGCCGCTGTCGCCTGAGGACGAGGGCTACTTCGCCGCCGCCAAGAACAACCGGGCCCTGCTCCAGCGGGACTTCCAACGGACCACGACACAGGGCTTTCTGCACACCCCCCACCCGCTGCGACGCAGCGTACTCACCGAGATCGAGGAGACATACCCGAGCGAGCTCGCCACCACCGCCTCCAGCGCCTTCCGGGCGAGGACGGACCTGTCCCTCCCCTCCTCACTGCACCACCACTACAGCTATCTCACCGGCCGGTCACACCCCTCCACCCTCTCCAGCTCATTCATCAACGCCGGCCGCTACGATCACCACACCCGTCTGAGCCGGCTGCTCGCCACACGCAGCCACAGCGTGTTCTGCATCGGCGAATCTCCGAACGCGGAAGTCCCGGTCGACGAACAGGACCGCGTCCTGCGTGCCTTCCTCACCGCCTACTTTCCCGTGCCGTCGCGGTTCGAAAGGCGCTGA
- a CDS encoding stealth family protein, translated as MDPTATEQELPQSTRSPTSPAEPRSVNSRSVNAEGAALVRAYRALMPHRLRRTIARRYSPESRRKLKALVSGAFVTAVVSRTMRSLLALLCRSRIAATGAVVTWAHGRARIAFREVNLAPHVARTGNLSRVTAALEQSGVDYFCIRGQERHSVIVAVPEGDRQQAVNSLRKLCHEVPGYLVRRGARGPRIVPAHRARAWRVGSAASTLSLFWFYTEPGEQLVLGPEHACEIEFWAPEDGMLRAPRRNAVTESLPLDEPEVRSPLSDFTAPAGLHATSTATVRTRKAFTALLPGDVAFPVDAVYTWVDGNDPAWLRRRAAVSSAGLHEEAANAGRYADHDELRYSLRSLSMNAPWIRNIYIVTDDQTPGWLDTAQPGITVVSHRDIFSRQEYLPTFNSHAIESQLHHIDGLSEQFLYFNDDVFLGNEVLPEDFFLANGLSKFFPSPALVPLGPRLAEDPPVSLAGKNNRAIVQDRFGRLLVQKMRHVPHPLRRTILDEIEKDFPEQHQLTASTRFRGPDDLAVPSSLYHYYAFHTQRALPSELSYVYVDVSLPNSANRLDQLLLKRDKKVFCLNDTCSTETDFDRCNRLLRSFLDAYFPVPSRFEKRS; from the coding sequence ATGGACCCAACCGCCACCGAACAAGAACTGCCGCAGTCGACGCGGTCACCGACTTCCCCTGCCGAACCCCGATCCGTCAACAGCCGCTCAGTCAATGCGGAAGGAGCCGCTCTTGTCAGGGCCTACCGCGCGTTAATGCCACACCGGCTGCGCCGGACCATCGCCCGCCGCTACTCTCCCGAGTCGCGAAGAAAACTCAAGGCATTGGTGAGTGGTGCGTTCGTGACGGCCGTGGTGAGCCGCACGATGCGATCGCTGCTGGCCCTGCTGTGTCGTTCACGGATCGCGGCCACCGGCGCCGTCGTCACGTGGGCCCATGGCCGTGCGCGCATCGCATTCAGAGAGGTGAACCTCGCGCCGCATGTGGCCCGGACCGGCAACCTGTCCAGAGTGACAGCCGCCCTGGAGCAGTCCGGCGTCGACTACTTCTGCATACGCGGTCAGGAGCGGCACTCCGTCATCGTCGCGGTGCCTGAAGGCGACCGGCAGCAGGCCGTGAACTCACTGCGCAAGCTGTGCCATGAGGTTCCGGGGTATCTGGTGCGCCGAGGAGCCCGCGGCCCTCGTATCGTTCCCGCCCACCGGGCGCGCGCGTGGCGGGTGGGTTCGGCTGCGTCGACGCTGAGCCTGTTCTGGTTCTACACCGAGCCCGGTGAACAACTGGTACTGGGGCCCGAACATGCCTGCGAGATCGAGTTCTGGGCGCCGGAAGACGGCATGCTCCGCGCGCCGCGCCGCAACGCGGTCACCGAGTCCCTACCTCTTGACGAGCCCGAAGTGCGGTCTCCCCTTTCGGACTTCACGGCACCGGCCGGGCTCCACGCCACTTCCACCGCAACGGTGCGCACCCGCAAGGCCTTCACAGCACTGCTCCCCGGAGACGTCGCCTTTCCCGTGGACGCGGTCTACACCTGGGTCGACGGCAACGATCCGGCGTGGCTGCGCCGTCGGGCGGCGGTGTCGAGCGCGGGCCTTCATGAGGAGGCGGCCAACGCGGGCCGGTACGCCGACCACGACGAACTGCGGTACTCGCTTCGTTCGCTGTCCATGAATGCCCCGTGGATCCGCAACATCTACATCGTGACCGATGACCAGACGCCAGGGTGGCTGGACACTGCCCAGCCCGGTATCACAGTGGTCAGCCACCGCGACATATTCAGTCGGCAGGAGTACCTTCCCACGTTCAACTCGCATGCCATCGAAAGCCAGCTCCACCACATCGATGGCCTGTCCGAGCAGTTCCTCTACTTCAACGACGACGTCTTCCTGGGGAACGAGGTCCTTCCCGAGGACTTCTTCCTCGCCAACGGCCTCAGCAAGTTCTTCCCTTCACCCGCTCTGGTGCCCCTCGGGCCTCGCCTCGCCGAGGACCCACCGGTTTCCCTCGCGGGCAAGAACAACAGGGCCATCGTCCAGGACCGTTTCGGCAGGCTGCTGGTACAGAAGATGCGTCACGTCCCGCACCCCCTGCGGCGCACCATTCTCGATGAGATCGAAAAGGACTTCCCCGAACAGCATCAGCTGACGGCCAGTACGCGCTTCCGGGGGCCGGACGACCTGGCTGTGCCGTCGTCGCTGTACCACTACTACGCGTTCCACACACAGCGGGCTCTGCCCTCGGAACTCTCCTATGTCTACGTGGATGTGTCGTTGCCCAACTCGGCGAATCGACTCGACCAGTTGCTGCTGAAGCGCGACAAGAAGGTGTTCTGCCTCAACGACACCTGCTCGACGGAGACAGACTTCGACCGGTGCAACCGGCTGCTGAGGTCTTTCCTCGACGCCTACTTCCCCGTGCCGAGCCGATTCGAGAAACGCTCCTGA
- a CDS encoding SpoIIE family protein phosphatase, with amino-acid sequence MDRFPNTANVDFHSPLDLSKAAVAVLDAEGRISGWGASAQRLLGHSPEDVLGKPAGRLLTAAPGQRLSALCRTHKPRSTVLDLCCRDGRTLRAAVTFSPLEHLGVAATVVVAAELEVLRGWEAQLAMLQGMTTESTVGLTIFDTDMRVVWGNVSTDLELAGIAQYIGRPAAALFPEGEFISRHHPPDEDQIMEHVMSTGEPIMGMHYRGRAPADPVREHVWSCSYHRLVDARGELLGLFEESLDITDRYRAQERLSLLVRAGKRIGASLDVRRTAAELADVAVPQLADEVLVDLPPAVIEGRQPPTGSAPGHSLLRMHGRTPEEFRTSPISYPPSSPQALSLATSRPVIDDSPPDSPPEALGERGSAASPSCLFVPLLTRDAVLGLATFRRSSNPDPFGPEEQTLAVELAERAAVGIDNARRYTSQHAAALVLQRSLLPQHLPEQSAVDVAYRYLPADSRVGVGGDWFDLIPLSGARVGLTVGDVVGHGVHAAATMGRLRATVRTLALLDLDPAELLTRLDGLVAQDEEPHGNDGLSDEALGVTCLYAIYNPVNGRCTWASAGHPPPIVADASGSVALSSLMPGPPLGLGGLPYENVDLNLSSGSLVAFFTDGVVEDRRTDIDSGIDRLAQVLTWRRCPLEELCDRALSALPPGPQVDDATLLLIRTRRLEADHVADLELPPDPAMVAHARALTERQLETWGLSDLSFNAELVVSELVTNGMRYATGPVMLRLIKDRCLLCEVSDNAHTAPHLRRARRDDEGGRGLFLVAQLSQRWGTRYTASGKTIWAELAFP; translated from the coding sequence ATGGATCGTTTTCCGAATACGGCCAACGTCGATTTCCACAGTCCTTTGGACCTCTCCAAGGCCGCCGTCGCAGTACTGGACGCCGAAGGCCGCATTTCCGGGTGGGGAGCCTCGGCCCAGCGCCTCCTCGGACATTCACCGGAGGACGTGCTCGGAAAGCCCGCCGGCCGGCTGCTGACAGCGGCCCCCGGACAGCGGCTGTCGGCCCTCTGCAGGACGCACAAGCCCCGCAGTACCGTCCTGGACCTGTGCTGCCGGGACGGACGCACCCTGCGTGCGGCCGTGACGTTCAGCCCCCTCGAACACCTGGGTGTCGCCGCGACCGTCGTGGTCGCGGCCGAGTTGGAGGTGCTGCGCGGCTGGGAGGCGCAGCTGGCGATGCTCCAGGGAATGACGACCGAGTCGACCGTGGGCCTGACGATCTTCGACACCGACATGCGCGTCGTCTGGGGGAACGTCTCCACCGATCTGGAGCTCGCGGGGATCGCCCAGTACATCGGCCGGCCGGCCGCGGCCCTCTTTCCCGAAGGCGAATTCATCTCCCGGCACCACCCCCCGGACGAGGACCAGATCATGGAGCACGTCATGTCGACGGGCGAACCGATCATGGGCATGCACTATCGCGGCCGCGCCCCCGCCGACCCGGTGCGCGAACACGTCTGGTCCTGCTCGTACCACCGGCTGGTGGACGCCAGGGGCGAGCTGCTGGGGCTGTTCGAGGAGTCCCTGGACATCACCGACCGCTACCGTGCCCAGGAACGGCTGTCGCTGCTCGTACGGGCGGGAAAGCGCATCGGTGCCTCGCTGGACGTGCGTCGTACGGCCGCGGAGCTCGCCGACGTGGCGGTACCGCAGCTTGCCGACGAGGTGCTGGTGGATCTGCCGCCGGCGGTCATCGAGGGACGGCAGCCGCCGACGGGCTCCGCGCCGGGGCACAGTCTGCTGCGGATGCACGGCAGGACCCCGGAGGAGTTCCGGACCAGTCCCATCTCCTACCCACCGTCGTCACCGCAGGCTCTGAGTCTGGCCACCAGCCGCCCCGTCATCGACGACTCACCACCCGACTCACCACCCGAGGCACTGGGCGAGAGGGGATCGGCCGCCTCGCCCTCCTGCCTCTTCGTCCCGCTCCTCACCCGCGATGCCGTCCTGGGGCTTGCCACCTTCCGGCGCAGCAGCAACCCCGACCCCTTCGGGCCCGAGGAGCAGACGCTCGCCGTGGAACTGGCCGAGCGAGCCGCCGTCGGCATCGACAACGCCCGCCGTTACACCAGTCAGCATGCGGCAGCCCTGGTGCTGCAGCGAAGCCTGCTGCCCCAGCACCTGCCCGAGCAGAGCGCGGTCGACGTGGCGTACCGCTATCTGCCTGCCGACAGCCGCGTGGGCGTGGGCGGCGATTGGTTCGACCTGATCCCGTTGTCGGGTGCCAGAGTGGGCCTGACCGTCGGCGACGTGGTGGGCCACGGTGTGCACGCGGCCGCGACCATGGGGCGGCTGCGCGCCACCGTACGGACCCTGGCCCTGCTGGACCTGGACCCGGCCGAGTTGCTCACCCGGCTGGACGGCCTGGTCGCGCAGGACGAGGAACCCCACGGGAATGACGGGCTGAGCGACGAGGCGCTCGGCGTGACCTGTCTGTACGCGATCTACAACCCGGTCAACGGCCGGTGCACCTGGGCGAGCGCGGGCCATCCCCCGCCGATCGTGGCCGATGCGAGCGGCTCGGTGGCCCTGTCCTCGCTGATGCCGGGACCGCCCCTGGGGCTGGGCGGCCTGCCCTACGAGAACGTCGACCTGAACTTGTCCAGCGGCAGCCTGGTGGCGTTCTTCACCGACGGCGTCGTGGAGGACCGGCGCACCGACATCGACAGCGGGATCGACCGCCTGGCGCAGGTGCTCACCTGGCGACGATGCCCGCTGGAGGAGCTGTGTGACCGGGCGCTGTCGGCCTTGCCGCCCGGACCACAGGTGGACGATGCCACACTGCTGCTCATCCGCACCCGGCGGCTCGAAGCCGACCACGTGGCGGACCTGGAGCTGCCGCCCGACCCGGCCATGGTGGCCCACGCCCGCGCACTCACCGAGCGCCAATTGGAAACCTGGGGCCTGTCCGACCTGTCGTTCAACGCCGAACTCGTGGTGAGCGAGCTGGTCACCAACGGCATGCGGTACGCCACCGGCCCCGTCATGCTGAGGCTGATCAAGGATCGCTGCCTGCTGTGCGAGGTGTCCGACAACGCGCACACCGCACCACACCTGCGGCGAGCGCGTCGGGACGACGAGGGAGGCCGGGGCCTGTTCCTCGTCGCCCAGTTGTCCCAGCGCTGGGGTACGCGGTACACGGCATCCGGGAAGACCATCTGGGCCGAACTGGCCTTCCCGTAG
- a CDS encoding outer membrane protein assembly factor BamB family protein: protein MPWASEATVAKLRHRHRPHEGHAGSSAPDTGKITSMTFRIDRILGDRPFAEVGDPALALADESRGLLAVAGAREVGSTAPVGVYRTDDLACCALLRSRYPVHAMAFHPTLPLLLVGTGRYDGGYFFEGELLLLDLETGKATSLVEHELGRQILGVEWLNDQELRVLMAPPDDWDDEDAHAEGHVANVLRPDWRAVPPRSITPDELAGPRVAAPRSDRREEARRTVSAVSAAWDPRRHIRAVRELSDGRILATLDAVQLECWLPSGERQWAVPDEEGGRDVVVAADEQSAWVGLVRPLRDEFPQSVVQLSLQDGRRLDHLRPGAPVSVVRCADGLPAFAPAGRNGERSRLHIRRGSRIYFRATAPGEGVREPDPGEVWLAAVDPDVIPAAERPREPTEAEVGRLFPYSWTSDETHFAGPGAEVADGSLVYAGTVYNGHGLQPGGSFVVRRETTAGKPSWVFRTDTKATDLDCDRETAYVTYDDGEIVALDLRDGTVRWRRHLTVAGVLVVPTAVTVAGPTRLLIGTGDGRVLGCSTG, encoded by the coding sequence ATGCCGTGGGCGTCCGAGGCCACGGTCGCAAAGTTACGGCATCGTCATCGACCACACGAAGGCCATGCGGGATCCAGCGCTCCGGACACTGGGAAGATCACCAGCATGACCTTCCGTATCGACCGGATCCTCGGTGACAGGCCCTTCGCCGAAGTCGGTGATCCCGCGCTCGCTCTCGCCGACGAGAGCCGCGGCCTGTTGGCGGTAGCAGGCGCGCGCGAGGTCGGCAGCACCGCGCCGGTCGGTGTCTATCGCACCGACGATCTGGCCTGCTGTGCCCTTCTCCGTTCGCGTTACCCCGTGCATGCCATGGCCTTCCACCCCACGCTTCCCCTCCTCCTGGTCGGCACGGGACGATACGACGGCGGCTACTTCTTCGAAGGGGAACTGCTCCTGCTGGACTTGGAGACGGGCAAGGCCACATCGCTTGTCGAGCACGAGCTCGGCCGTCAGATCCTGGGTGTGGAATGGCTCAACGATCAGGAGCTGCGCGTACTCATGGCGCCGCCTGACGACTGGGACGACGAGGACGCACATGCTGAGGGGCACGTTGCGAACGTGCTGCGTCCTGACTGGAGAGCCGTACCGCCCAGGTCGATCACTCCTGACGAACTGGCCGGTCCACGGGTGGCGGCACCGCGGTCCGACCGGCGAGAGGAAGCGCGACGGACAGTCTCCGCCGTAAGCGCAGCCTGGGATCCGCGGCGTCACATTCGAGCGGTGCGGGAACTGTCGGACGGAAGGATCCTCGCGACGCTCGACGCGGTCCAGTTGGAGTGCTGGCTTCCGTCCGGGGAGCGGCAGTGGGCGGTTCCGGATGAAGAGGGCGGCCGTGACGTCGTCGTCGCCGCAGACGAGCAGTCGGCTTGGGTCGGTCTGGTACGCCCCCTTCGGGATGAGTTTCCTCAGTCCGTCGTCCAGCTGTCGCTCCAGGACGGAAGACGGCTCGATCATCTCCGGCCGGGTGCCCCGGTATCCGTTGTCCGCTGTGCTGATGGCCTGCCTGCCTTCGCACCTGCCGGGCGCAACGGAGAGCGGAGCAGGCTGCACATCCGTCGTGGCAGTCGGATCTATTTCCGGGCGACAGCCCCTGGAGAAGGGGTCCGCGAGCCTGATCCGGGTGAAGTATGGCTCGCCGCAGTCGACCCGGACGTCATACCCGCTGCCGAACGCCCACGCGAGCCGACGGAAGCGGAGGTCGGCCGGCTGTTCCCGTACTCGTGGACCTCGGACGAGACACACTTCGCGGGCCCGGGTGCTGAGGTCGCGGATGGGTCTCTGGTCTACGCGGGCACTGTGTACAACGGCCATGGTCTGCAGCCCGGTGGGTCGTTCGTCGTACGGCGCGAGACAACTGCCGGGAAGCCGAGTTGGGTCTTCAGAACCGACACAAAGGCCACGGACCTCGACTGCGACAGGGAAACCGCATATGTCACGTACGACGACGGCGAGATCGTCGCGCTCGATCTCCGCGACGGCACCGTGCGGTGGCGCCGGCATCTCACTGTCGCCGGAGTTCTCGTCGTGCCGACCGCAGTGACCGTCGCCGGGCCGACGCGGCTGCTCATCGGCACCGGCGACGGACGCGTGCTGGGCTGCTCGACCGGATAG
- a CDS encoding DUF302 domain-containing protein → MRYDRTVHLDADFATTVARTRDALAAQGFGILTEIDITATLKAKLDHDMEDYVILGACNPPLAHRALETDRSIGLLLPCNVVVRRDGDRTAVQVLDPNTMVALTELDALRPVAEEATRRLDAALTALASTDTTD, encoded by the coding sequence ATGCGCTACGACCGCACCGTCCACCTCGACGCCGACTTCGCCACCACCGTCGCCCGCACCCGCGACGCCCTCGCCGCCCAGGGCTTCGGCATCCTCACCGAGATCGACATCACCGCCACGCTGAAGGCCAAGCTCGACCACGACATGGAGGACTACGTCATCCTCGGCGCCTGCAACCCGCCCCTCGCCCACCGCGCGCTGGAGACCGACCGCTCCATCGGTCTGCTGCTGCCCTGCAACGTGGTGGTCCGCCGCGACGGCGACCGCACCGCCGTACAGGTCCTCGACCCGAACACGATGGTCGCCCTCACCGAACTCGACGCCCTCCGCCCGGTCGCCGAGGAGGCCACCCGCCGCCTCGACGCCGCCCTCACGGCCCTGGCGTCGACGGACACGACCGACTGA
- a CDS encoding MBL fold metallo-hydrolase, whose translation MFFIDTIEVSGLGNRSYLAGGERAAVAVDPPRDFDQVIAAAARRGVRISHVVETHLHNDYVTGGLELARVTGAAYLVPAGARVAFDRVPVHDGDRTDVDPEAGLTLRALSTPGHTPHHTSYVLEENGTAAAVFTGGSLLIGTVGRPDLVEPRLTEGLARAQHASAHRLAAELPEETAVLPTHGFGSFCSSSQAEGSATTIGKEKVSNEALTRDVDTFVADLLAGLDDVPAYYAHMGPANAAGPAPVDLTPPALADAEEIAARLGAGEWVVDLRNRVAFAEGHLAGSFNFEAEGQLATYLAWLIPWGKPVTLLAESPEQLAAAQRELVRVGIDRPAAAATGGPADWTREGEVPASFPRGTFADLAGRSEDVVLLDVRRTSERAGAYVEGSVHIPIHTLHRRLDEVPEGEVWVHCAGGMRAAIAASLLDATGRDVVAVDDSFDAAEKAGLTVRTA comes from the coding sequence GTGTTCTTCATCGACACGATCGAGGTGTCGGGGCTCGGCAACCGCAGCTATCTCGCGGGCGGTGAGCGCGCGGCCGTGGCCGTCGACCCGCCGCGCGACTTCGACCAGGTGATCGCGGCGGCCGCTCGGCGCGGGGTGCGGATCTCGCACGTCGTCGAGACGCACCTGCACAACGACTACGTGACCGGCGGACTGGAGCTCGCCCGGGTCACGGGCGCCGCCTACCTCGTTCCCGCCGGAGCCCGCGTCGCCTTCGACCGCGTACCGGTGCACGACGGCGACCGTACGGATGTGGACCCCGAGGCCGGCCTGACCCTGCGCGCGCTGTCCACGCCCGGGCACACCCCCCACCACACCTCCTACGTGCTGGAGGAGAACGGCACGGCGGCCGCGGTGTTCACCGGTGGCTCGCTGCTGATCGGCACCGTCGGCCGCCCCGATCTGGTCGAGCCCCGGCTGACCGAGGGGCTGGCCCGCGCCCAGCACGCCTCCGCGCATCGGCTGGCCGCCGAGCTGCCCGAGGAGACCGCCGTGCTGCCCACCCACGGGTTCGGCAGCTTCTGCTCGTCCTCCCAGGCCGAGGGCAGTGCCACGACCATCGGCAAGGAGAAGGTGTCCAACGAGGCCCTCACCCGGGACGTCGACACCTTCGTCGCCGATCTGCTGGCCGGCCTGGACGACGTCCCCGCCTACTACGCGCACATGGGCCCGGCCAACGCCGCCGGACCTGCGCCCGTCGATCTGACACCGCCCGCCCTGGCCGACGCCGAGGAGATAGCCGCCCGGCTGGGTGCGGGGGAGTGGGTGGTGGACCTGCGCAATCGGGTCGCCTTCGCCGAGGGGCACCTCGCAGGCTCGTTCAACTTCGAGGCGGAGGGGCAACTGGCCACGTATCTGGCCTGGCTGATCCCCTGGGGCAAGCCGGTCACCCTGCTCGCCGAGTCGCCCGAGCAGCTCGCCGCAGCCCAGCGTGAGCTGGTGCGGGTGGGTATCGACCGCCCGGCCGCCGCGGCCACGGGCGGGCCTGCCGACTGGACGCGCGAGGGCGAGGTGCCGGCCTCCTTCCCGAGGGGAACCTTCGCCGACCTCGCCGGGCGATCCGAGGACGTCGTCCTCCTGGACGTGCGCCGGACGTCGGAGCGGGCCGGCGCGTACGTCGAGGGCTCGGTCCACATCCCGATCCATACCCTCCACCGCCGCCTCGACGAGGTTCCCGAGGGTGAGGTGTGGGTCCACTGCGCGGGCGGGATGCGCGCCGCGATCGCCGCCTCCCTGCTGGACGCCACGGGCCGGGACGTCGTCGCCGTGGACGACTCGTTCGACGCGGCGGAGAAGGCGGGACTCACCGTCCGGACCGCCTGA
- a CDS encoding rhodanese-like domain-containing protein — MSIFRRGLRSRRGPGRVSVQEAAARTGHGADDSGDAVLLDVREPYEWQAGHAPRAVHLPLSALAAGAGLPAHAQARPLVVICRSGNRSRQAAELLVARGSQAVDVIGGMRDWADAGLPVLDERGRNGTVA, encoded by the coding sequence ATGAGCATCTTCCGACGAGGCCTACGAAGCCGACGAGGCCCTGGGCGCGTCAGCGTGCAGGAGGCGGCCGCGCGCACCGGGCACGGCGCCGATGACAGCGGTGACGCCGTGCTGCTGGACGTGCGCGAACCGTACGAGTGGCAGGCGGGGCACGCGCCGCGAGCCGTGCACCTGCCACTGTCCGCGCTGGCCGCCGGGGCGGGGCTGCCCGCCCATGCGCAGGCGCGGCCCCTGGTCGTGATCTGCCGCTCCGGCAACCGCTCCCGACAGGCAGCCGAACTGCTCGTCGCCCGCGGCTCCCAGGCCGTGGACGTGATCGGCGGGATGCGGGACTGGGCCGACGCGGGTCTGCCGGTGCTGGACGAACGCGGCCGTAACGGCACCGTCGCGTGA